The following are from one region of the Escherichia sp. E4742 genome:
- the secF gene encoding protein translocase subunit SecF: MAQEYTVEQLNHGRKVYDFMRWDYWAFGISGLLLIAAIVIMGVRGFNWGLDFTGGTVIEITLEKPAEIDVMRDALQKAGFEEPMLQNFGSSHDIMVRMPPAEGETGGQVLGSKVLKVINESTNQNAAVKRIEFVGPSVGADLAQTGAMALMAALLSILVYVGFRFEWRLAAGVVIALAHDVIITLGILSLFHIEIDLTIVASLMSVIGYSLNDSIVVSDRIRENFRKIRRGTPYEIFNVSLTQTLHRTLITSGTTLMVILMLYLFGGPVLEGFSLTMLIGVTIGTASSIYVASALALKLGMKREHMLQQKVEKEGADQPSILP, encoded by the coding sequence GTGGCACAGGAATATACTGTTGAACAACTAAACCACGGCCGTAAAGTCTATGACTTTATGCGCTGGGACTACTGGGCTTTCGGCATCTCTGGTCTGCTGTTAATCGCCGCTATCGTCATTATGGGCGTGCGCGGCTTTAACTGGGGGCTGGATTTCACCGGTGGTACGGTTATTGAAATTACGCTCGAAAAACCGGCTGAAATTGATGTAATGCGTGATGCATTGCAGAAAGCGGGCTTTGAAGAGCCGATGCTGCAAAATTTCGGTAGCAGCCACGACATCATGGTCCGCATGCCGCCAGCTGAAGGCGAAACCGGTGGTCAGGTGCTGGGCAGCAAAGTTCTGAAGGTGATTAACGAATCCACCAATCAGAACGCGGCGGTGAAGCGTATTGAATTCGTCGGCCCGAGCGTGGGTGCAGACCTTGCGCAAACCGGTGCAATGGCGCTGATGGCGGCGCTGCTGTCTATCCTTGTATACGTTGGTTTCCGCTTTGAGTGGCGACTGGCTGCAGGGGTAGTAATCGCGCTGGCGCACGACGTTATCATTACGCTGGGTATTTTGTCGTTATTCCATATCGAGATTGACTTGACCATTGTGGCATCGTTGATGTCGGTTATCGGTTACTCGCTTAACGACAGTATCGTGGTATCGGACCGTATTCGTGAAAACTTCCGCAAGATCCGTCGCGGTACGCCTTACGAAATCTTTAACGTGTCCTTGACCCAGACGCTGCACCGTACCTTGATCACATCCGGTACCACCCTGATGGTTATCCTGATGCTGTATCTCTTCGGTGGCCCGGTGCTGGAAGGCTTCTCGCTGACCATGCTGATTGGTGTGACTATCGGTACTGCCTCTTCTATCTACGTAGCATCGGCGCTGGCCCTGAAACTGGGTATGAAGCGCGAACACATGCTGCAGCAGAAAGTGGAAAAAGAAGGGGCGGACCAGCCGTCAATTCTGCCTTAA
- the yajD gene encoding HNH nuclease YajD: protein MAFIPKNYARLESGYREKALKLYPWVCGRCSREFVYSNLRELTVHHIDHDHTNNPEDGSNWELLCLYCHDHEHSKYTEADQYGTTVIAGEDAQKDVGEAKYNPFADLKAMMNKKK, encoded by the coding sequence ATGGCTTTCATCCCAAAAAACTATGCGCGGTTAGAAAGCGGCTATCGCGAAAAAGCATTAAAACTCTATCCGTGGGTCTGCGGTCGCTGTTCCCGCGAGTTTGTCTATTCCAACCTGCGTGAACTTACCGTTCACCATATCGATCACGACCATACCAATAACCCGGAAGATGGTAGTAACTGGGAATTGCTTTGTCTCTATTGCCATGATCATGAGCATTCGAAATATACCGAAGCGGATCAGTATGGTACGACGGTTATCGCAGGGGAAGATGCGCAGAAAGATGTCGGTGAAGCGAAATACAACCCGTTTGCTGATTTAAAAGCAATGATGAATAAGAAGAAGTAA
- the tsx gene encoding nucleoside-specific channel-forming protein Tsx — protein sequence MKKTLLAAGAVLALSSSFTVNAAENDKPQYLSDWWHQSVNVVGSYHTRFGPQIRNDTYLEYEAFAKKDWFDFYGYADAPVFFGGNSDAKGIWNHGSPLFMEIEPRFSIDKLTNTDLSFGPFKEWYFANNYIYDMGRNKDGRQSTWYMGLGTDIDTGLPMSLSMNVYAKYQWQNYGAANENEWDGYRFKIKYFVPITDLWGGQLSYIGFTNFDWGSDLGDDSGNAINGIKTRSNNSIASSHILALNYDHWHYSVVARYWHDGGQWNDDAELNFGNGNFNVRSTGWGGYLVVGYNF from the coding sequence ATGAAAAAAACATTACTGGCAGCCGGTGCGGTACTGGCGCTCTCTTCGTCTTTTACTGTCAACGCAGCTGAAAACGATAAACCGCAGTACCTTTCCGACTGGTGGCACCAGAGCGTTAACGTAGTTGGTAGCTATCACACTCGTTTCGGACCGCAGATCCGTAACGATACTTACCTGGAGTATGAAGCATTCGCTAAAAAAGACTGGTTCGATTTCTATGGTTACGCGGATGCGCCGGTATTCTTCGGCGGTAATTCCGATGCAAAAGGTATCTGGAACCACGGTTCTCCGCTGTTTATGGAAATCGAACCGCGTTTCTCCATCGATAAGCTGACCAATACTGACCTTAGCTTCGGTCCGTTCAAAGAGTGGTACTTCGCGAACAACTACATTTACGACATGGGCCGTAACAAAGATGGTCGCCAGAGCACCTGGTATATGGGTCTGGGTACTGACATCGACACTGGCCTGCCGATGAGCCTGTCCATGAACGTGTATGCGAAATACCAGTGGCAGAACTACGGCGCAGCGAACGAAAACGAGTGGGACGGTTACCGTTTCAAAATTAAATACTTTGTGCCGATTACCGATCTGTGGGGTGGTCAGCTGAGCTACATCGGCTTCACCAACTTCGACTGGGGTTCCGATCTGGGTGACGACAGCGGTAACGCAATCAATGGTATTAAGACGCGTAGCAATAACTCTATCGCTTCCAGCCATATTCTGGCGCTGAACTACGATCACTGGCACTACTCTGTCGTTGCACGTTACTGGCATGACGGTGGTCAGTGGAACGATGATGCAGAGCTGAACTTCGGTAACGGCAACTTCAACGTTCGCTCTACCGGCTGGGGTGGTTACCTGGTGGTAGGTTACAACTTCTGA
- a CDS encoding DUF3251 domain-containing protein, giving the protein MNIKVCFRLLLLGSLFSLSACVQQSEVRQMKHSVNTLNKEMTQLNKETVKITQQNTLNAKSSSGVYLLPGANTPARLESQIGTLRMSLVNITPNADGTTLTLRIQGESNDPLPAFSGTVEYGQIQGTTDNFQEVNVQNQLINAPASVLAPSDVDIPLQLKGISVDQLGFVRIHDIQPVMQ; this is encoded by the coding sequence ATGAACATTAAAGTATGTTTTCGACTACTCCTGCTGGGAAGCCTGTTCAGCCTGAGCGCCTGCGTACAGCAAAGCGAAGTACGCCAGATGAAACACAGCGTCAACACGTTGAATAAAGAGATGACTCAGCTCAACAAAGAAACTGTCAAAATCACCCAGCAAAATACGCTGAACGCAAAATCCAGCAGTGGGGTTTACCTGTTACCTGGTGCAAATACACCGGCACGGCTGGAAAGCCAAATTGGTACTTTACGTATGTCGCTGGTGAATATTACGCCAAATGCAGATGGCACCACTCTGACGTTACGGATTCAGGGCGAGTCCAATGATCCCTTACCCGCTTTCAGCGGAACCGTTGAATATGGACAAATTCAGGGAACAACTGACAACTTTCAGGAAGTCAATGTGCAGAATCAATTGATTAACGCACCTGCCAGCGTCCTCGCTCCGAGCGATGTTGATATTCCCTTACAGTTAAAGGGTATTTCTGTGGATCAGTTAGGTTTTGTACGTATACACGACATTCAACCTGTTATGCAGTAA
- the nrdR gene encoding transcriptional regulator NrdR yields the protein MHCPFCFAVDTKVIDSRLVSEGSSVRRRRQCLVCNERFTTFEVAELVMPRVVKSNDVREPFNEEKLRSGMLRALEKRPVSSDDVEMAINHIKSQLRATGEREVPSKMIGNLVMEQLKKLDKVAYIRFASVYRSFEDIKEFGEEIARLED from the coding sequence ATGCATTGCCCATTCTGTTTCGCCGTGGACACTAAGGTAATTGACTCTCGTCTCGTGAGCGAGGGCTCTTCCGTACGCCGCCGTCGGCAGTGTCTGGTGTGTAATGAACGTTTCACTACTTTTGAAGTGGCGGAACTGGTTATGCCGCGTGTCGTGAAAAGCAACGACGTGCGCGAACCGTTTAATGAAGAAAAATTGCGTAGCGGAATGCTGCGGGCGCTGGAAAAACGTCCGGTAAGTTCCGATGACGTCGAAATGGCGATCAACCATATTAAATCGCAACTCCGCGCCACCGGTGAGCGCGAAGTGCCGAGCAAAATGATTGGCAATCTGGTGATGGAGCAATTGAAAAAGCTCGACAAAGTCGCCTATATCCGTTTTGCCTCTGTCTATCGCAGTTTCGAAGATATCAAAGAATTTGGCGAAGAGATTGCGCGCCTGGAGGATTAA
- the ribD gene encoding bifunctional diaminohydroxyphosphoribosylaminopyrimidine deaminase/5-amino-6-(5-phosphoribosylamino)uracil reductase RibD, whose product MQDELYMARALKLAQRGRFTTHPNPNVGCVIVKDGEIIGEGYHHRAGEPHAEVHALRMAGEKAKGATAYVTLEPCSHHGRTPPCCDALIAAGVARVVAAMQDPNPQVAGRGLYRLQQAGIDVSHGLMMSEAEQLNKGFLKRMRTGFPYIQLKLGASLDGRTAMASGESQWITSPQARHDVQRLRAQSHAILTSSATVLADDPALTVRWSELDEQTQALYPQQNLRQPVRIVIDSHNRVTPEHRIVQQPGETWFARTQEDSREWPETVRTLLIPEHKGHLDLVVLMMQLGKQQINSIWVEAGPTLAGALLQAGLVDELIVYIAPKLLGSDARGLCTLPGLEKLADAPQFKFKEIRHVGPDVCLHLVGA is encoded by the coding sequence GTGCAGGACGAGTTATACATGGCGCGGGCGCTAAAGCTGGCGCAACGAGGGCGCTTCACCACGCATCCCAATCCGAATGTCGGATGCGTCATTGTCAAAGATGGCGAAATTATCGGTGAAGGTTACCATCACCGTGCGGGTGAACCACATGCCGAAGTACACGCGTTGCGTATGGCGGGTGAAAAAGCCAAAGGCGCAACGGCGTATGTGACACTCGAACCTTGTAGTCATCATGGTCGTACGCCACCGTGTTGTGACGCATTAATTGCTGCTGGCGTGGCGCGCGTGGTGGCTGCGATGCAGGACCCTAATCCGCAGGTCGCTGGGCGTGGACTTTACCGTTTGCAACAAGCTGGCATTGACGTCAGCCACGGGCTGATGATGAGCGAAGCCGAGCAATTGAATAAAGGCTTTCTCAAGCGCATGCGCACCGGCTTTCCTTATATACAGTTGAAACTCGGCGCGTCGCTAGATGGTCGCACTGCGATGGCCAGCGGTGAAAGCCAGTGGATCACTTCACCTCAGGCTCGACACGATGTTCAGCGTCTGCGCGCGCAAAGTCATGCCATTTTAACCAGCAGCGCCACGGTGCTGGCGGACGATCCAGCCTTAACGGTGCGTTGGTCTGAACTGGATGAACAAACTCAGGCGCTCTATCCGCAACAAAATCTCCGTCAGCCGGTACGTATTGTGATTGACAGTCACAATCGCGTGACGCCGGAACACCGCATCGTGCAGCAGCCGGGCGAAACCTGGTTCGCACGTACGCAGGAAGATTCTCGTGAATGGCCGGAAACGGTGCGTACTTTGCTGATTCCAGAGCATAAAGGTCATCTGGATCTGGTTGTGCTGATGATGCAACTGGGTAAGCAGCAGATTAACAGCATATGGGTGGAAGCGGGGCCAACGCTCGCTGGCGCATTGCTACAGGCGGGTTTAGTCGATGAGCTGATTGTCTATATCGCACCTAAACTATTAGGCAGCGACGCCCGCGGATTATGTACGCTGCCGGGGCTTGAGAAATTAGCCGACGCGCCCCAATTTAAATTCAAAGAGATACGTCATGTAGGCCCGGATGTTTGCCTGCATTTAGTGGGCGCATGA
- the ribH gene encoding 6,7-dimethyl-8-ribityllumazine synthase, producing MNIIEANVATPDARVAITIARFNNFINDSLLEGAIDALKRIGQVKDENITVVWVPGAYELPLAAGALAKTGKYDAVIALGTVIRGGTAHFEYVAGGASNGLAHVAQDSEIPVAFGVLTTESIEQAIERAGTKAGNKGAEAALTALEMINVLKAIKA from the coding sequence ATGAACATTATTGAAGCTAACGTTGCTACCCCGGACGCTCGCGTCGCCATCACCATTGCGCGTTTCAACAACTTTATCAATGACAGCCTGCTGGAAGGTGCAATTGACGCACTGAAACGTATCGGTCAGGTAAAAGATGAAAACATTACCGTTGTTTGGGTGCCTGGTGCCTATGAGCTGCCGCTGGCGGCGGGTGCACTGGCTAAAACCGGTAAATACGACGCGGTGATTGCGCTGGGGACGGTTATTCGTGGTGGCACTGCCCACTTTGAATATGTCGCTGGTGGTGCAAGCAACGGCCTGGCACATGTTGCCCAGGACAGCGAAATTCCGGTTGCTTTTGGGGTTTTGACCACTGAAAGCATTGAACAAGCGATCGAACGTGCTGGCACTAAAGCTGGTAACAAAGGTGCAGAAGCTGCACTGACCGCGCTTGAAATGATTAATGTATTGAAAGCCATCAAGGCCTGA
- the nusB gene encoding transcription antitermination factor NusB translates to MKPAARRRARECAVQALYSWQLSQNDIADVEYQFLAEQDVKDVDVLYFRELLAGVATNTAYLDGLMKPYLSRLLEELGQVEKAVLRIALYELSKRSDVPYKVAINEAIELAKSFGAEDSHKFVNGVLDKAAPVIRPNKK, encoded by the coding sequence GTGAAACCTGCTGCTCGTCGCCGCGCTCGTGAGTGTGCCGTCCAGGCGCTCTACTCCTGGCAGTTGTCCCAGAACGACATCGCTGATGTTGAATACCAGTTCCTGGCTGAACAGGATGTAAAAGACGTTGACGTCCTGTACTTCCGTGAGCTGCTGGCCGGGGTGGCGACTAACACCGCATACCTCGACGGACTGATGAAGCCATACCTGTCCCGCCTGCTGGAAGAGCTGGGTCAGGTAGAAAAAGCGGTACTGCGCATTGCGCTGTACGAGCTGTCTAAACGTAGCGATGTGCCGTACAAAGTGGCCATTAACGAAGCGATCGAACTGGCGAAATCGTTCGGCGCAGAAGACAGCCATAAGTTCGTCAATGGCGTACTGGATAAAGCAGCACCTGTGATTCGCCCTAACAAAAAGTGA
- the thiL gene encoding thiamine-phosphate kinase produces MACGEFSLIARYFDRVRSSRLDVELGIGDDCALLNIPEKQTLAISTDTLVAGNHFLPDIDPADLAYKALAVNLSDLAAMGADPAWLTLALTLPDVDEAWLESFSDSLFELLNYYDMQLIGGDTTRGPLSMTLGIHGFVPMGRALTRSGAKPGDWIYVTGTPGDSAAGLAILQNRLHVADGKDADYLIKRHLRPSPRILQGQALRDLASSAIDLSDGLISDLGHIVKASDCGARIDLTLLPFSDALSRHVEPEQALRWALSGGEDYELCFTVPELNRGALDVALGHLGVPFTCIGQMTADIEGLCFVRDGEPVTLDWKGYDHFATP; encoded by the coding sequence ATGGCATGTGGCGAGTTCTCCCTGATTGCCCGTTATTTTGACCGTGTAAGAAGCTCTCGTCTTGATGTCGAACTTGGCATTGGCGACGATTGCGCACTTCTCAATATCCCCGAGAAACAGACCCTGGCGATCAGCACTGATACGCTGGTGGCGGGCAACCATTTCCTCCCTGATATCGATCCTGCGGATCTGGCATATAAAGCACTGGCGGTAAACCTAAGCGATCTGGCAGCGATGGGCGCCGATCCGGCCTGGCTGACGCTGGCATTAACCTTACCGGACGTAGACGAAGCATGGCTTGAGTCCTTCAGCGACAGTTTGTTTGAGCTCCTCAATTATTACGATATGCAACTCATTGGCGGTGACACCACGCGTGGGCCATTATCAATGACGTTGGGTATCCACGGCTTTGTTCCGATGGGGCGCGCCTTAACGCGCTCTGGTGCGAAACCAGGTGACTGGATTTATGTGACTGGTACGCCGGGCGATAGTGCCGCCGGGCTGGCGATTTTGCAAAATCGTCTCCACGTGGCGGATGGCAAAGATGCTGACTACTTGATCAAACGTCACCTCCGTCCATCGCCGCGTATTTTACAGGGGCAGGCACTGCGCGATCTGGCGAGTTCAGCCATCGATCTCTCTGACGGTCTGATCTCCGATCTCGGGCATATCGTGAAAGCCAGCGACTGCGGCGCGCGTATTGACCTGACATTGTTGCCATTCTCTGATGCGCTTTCTCGCCACGTTGAACCGGAACAGGCGCTGCGCTGGGCGCTCTCTGGCGGCGAAGATTACGAGTTGTGTTTCACTGTCCCGGAACTTAACCGAGGCGCGCTGGATGTGGCTTTGGGACATCTTGGCGTACCGTTTACCTGTATCGGGCAAATGACCGCCGATATCGAAGGGCTTTGTTTTGTTCGTGACGGCGAACCTGTCACGTTAGACTGGAAAGGATATGACCATTTTGCCACGCCATAA
- the pgpA gene encoding phosphatidylglycerophosphatase A, with product MTILPRHKDVAKSRLKMSNPWHLLAVGFGSGLSPIVPGTMGSLAAIPFWYLMTFLPWQLYSLVVMLGICIGVYLCHQTAKDMGVHDHGSIVWDEFIGMWITLMALPTNDWQWVAAGFVIFRILDMWKPWPIRWFDRNVHGGMGIMIDDIVAGVISAGILYFIGHHWPLGILS from the coding sequence ATGACCATTTTGCCACGCCATAAAGATGTCGCGAAAAGTCGCCTGAAAATGAGTAACCCGTGGCATTTGCTTGCTGTCGGATTCGGAAGTGGATTAAGCCCGATTGTTCCTGGCACGATGGGATCGCTGGCGGCGATTCCGTTCTGGTATCTGATGACCTTTTTACCCTGGCAGCTTTATTCGCTGGTAGTCATGCTGGGGATCTGTATTGGCGTTTATCTTTGTCATCAGACCGCGAAAGATATGGGCGTGCACGATCACGGCAGTATCGTCTGGGACGAATTTATCGGCATGTGGATCACGCTCATGGCGCTGCCGACCAATGACTGGCAGTGGGTCGCCGCCGGGTTTGTGATTTTCCGTATTCTGGATATGTGGAAACCGTGGCCGATCCGCTGGTTTGATCGCAATGTGCATGGCGGCATGGGGATCATGATCGATGATATTGTCGCCGGGGTGATTTCCGCAGGCATCCTGTATTTTATCGGTCATCACTGGCCGCTGGGTATTCTGTCGTAG
- the yajO gene encoding 1-deoxyxylulose-5-phosphate synthase YajO, translating to MQYNPLGKTDLRVSRLCLGCMTFGEPDRGNHAWTLPEESSRPIIKRALEGGINFFDTANSYSDGSSEEIVGRALRDFARREDVVVATKVFHRVGDLPEGLSRAQILRSIDDSLRRLGMDYVDILQIHRWDYNTPIEETLEALNDVVKAGKARYIGASSMHASQFAQALELQKQHGWAQFVSMQDHYNLIYREEEREMLPLCYQEGVAVIPWSPLARGRLTRPWGETTARLVSDEVGKNLYKESDENDAQIAERLTGVSEELGATRAQVALAWLLSKPGIAAPIIGTSREEQLDELLNAVDITLKPEQIAELETPYKPHPVVGFK from the coding sequence ATGCAATACAACCCCTTAGGAAAAACCGACCTTCGCGTTTCCCGACTTTGCCTCGGCTGTATGACCTTTGGCGAGCCAGATCGCGGTAATCACGCATGGACACTGCCGGAAGAGAGCAGCCGTCCCATCATCAAACGCGCGCTGGAAGGCGGCATAAATTTCTTTGATACCGCCAATAGCTATTCCGATGGCAGCAGCGAAGAGATCGTCGGTCGCGCATTACGGGATTTCGCCCGCCGTGAAGACGTGGTCGTCGCGACAAAAGTTTTCCATCGTGTCGGTGACTTACCAGAAGGATTATCCCGCGCACAAATTTTGCGCTCTATTGACGACAGCCTGCGTCGTCTCGGTATGGATTATGTCGATATCCTGCAAATTCATCGCTGGGATTACAACACGCCGATCGAAGAGACGCTGGAAGCCCTGAATGACGTCGTAAAAGCCGGGAAAGCGCGTTATATCGGCGCATCATCCATGCACGCCTCGCAGTTCGCTCAGGCGCTGGAACTACAAAAACAGCACGGCTGGGCGCAGTTTGTCAGTATGCAGGATCACTACAATCTGATTTATCGTGAAGAAGAGCGCGAGATGCTGCCACTGTGTTATCAGGAGGGGGTGGCGGTGATTCCGTGGAGCCCACTGGCGCGGGGCCGTCTGACTCGTCCGTGGGGAGAAACCACTGCACGCCTGGTGTCTGATGAAGTGGGGAAAAATCTCTATAAAGAAAGCGATGAAAATGACGCGCAAATTGCAGAACGCTTAACGGGCGTCAGTGAAGAACTGGGCGCGACACGAGCACAAGTTGCGCTGGCCTGGTTGTTGAGCAAACCAGGTATTGCTGCACCCATTATCGGAACATCGCGGGAAGAACAACTTGATGAACTACTGAACGCGGTGGATATCACGTTGAAACCGGAACAGATTGCCGAGCTGGAAACGCCGTATAAGCCGCATCCGGTGGTAGGTTTTAAATAG
- the dxs gene encoding 1-deoxy-D-xylulose-5-phosphate synthase, with product MSFDIAKYPTLALVDSTQELRLLPKESLPKLCDELRRYLLDSVSRSSGHFASGLGTVELTVALHYVYNTPFDQLIWDVGHQAYPHKILTGRRDKIGTIRQKGGLHPFPWRGESEYDVLSVGHSSTSISAGIGIAVAAEKEGKNRRTVCVIGDGAITAGMAFEAMNHAGDIRPDMLVVLNDNEMSISENVGALNNHLAQLLSGKLYSSLREGGKKVFSGVPPIKELLKRTEEHIKGMVVPGTLFEELGFNYIGPVDGHDVLGLITTLKNMRDLKGPQFLHIMTKKGRGYEPAEKDPITFHAVPKFDPSSGCLPKSSGGLPSYSKIFGDWLCETAAKDNKLMAITPAMREGSGMVEFSRKFPDRYFDVAIAEQHAVTFAAGLAIGGYKPIVAIYSTFLQRAYDQVLHDVAIQKLPVLFAIDRAGIVGADGQTHQGAFDLSYLRCIPEMVIMTPSDENECRQMLYTGYHYNDGPSAVRYPRGNAVGVELTPLEKLPIGKGIVKRRGEKLAILNFGTLMPDAAKVAESLNATLVDMRFVKPLDEALILEMAASHEALVTVEENAIMGGAGSGVNEVLMAHRKPVPVLNIGLPDFFIPQGTQEEMRAELGLDAAGMEAKIKAWLA from the coding sequence ATGAGTTTTGATATTGCCAAATACCCGACCCTGGCACTGGTCGACTCCACCCAGGAGTTACGACTGTTGCCAAAAGAGAGTTTACCGAAACTCTGCGACGAACTGCGCCGCTATTTACTCGACAGCGTGAGCCGTTCCAGCGGGCACTTCGCCTCCGGGCTGGGCACGGTCGAACTGACCGTGGCGCTGCACTACGTCTATAACACCCCGTTTGACCAATTGATTTGGGATGTGGGGCATCAGGCTTATCCGCATAAAATTTTGACCGGACGCCGCGACAAAATCGGCACCATCCGTCAGAAAGGTGGCCTGCACCCGTTCCCGTGGCGCGGCGAAAGCGAATATGACGTATTAAGCGTCGGGCATTCATCAACCTCCATCAGTGCCGGAATTGGTATTGCGGTTGCTGCTGAGAAAGAAGGCAAAAATCGCCGTACCGTCTGTGTAATTGGCGACGGCGCGATTACCGCTGGCATGGCGTTTGAAGCGATGAACCATGCGGGCGATATCCGTCCTGATATGCTTGTTGTCCTCAACGACAACGAAATGTCGATTTCCGAAAATGTCGGCGCGCTCAACAACCATCTGGCGCAGTTACTTTCCGGTAAGCTTTACTCTTCACTGCGCGAAGGCGGGAAAAAAGTCTTTTCTGGCGTCCCCCCCATTAAAGAGCTGCTCAAACGCACCGAAGAACATATTAAAGGCATGGTGGTGCCTGGCACGTTGTTTGAAGAGCTGGGCTTTAACTACATCGGTCCGGTTGACGGTCACGATGTGCTGGGGCTTATTACCACGCTGAAGAACATGCGCGACCTGAAAGGCCCGCAGTTCCTGCATATCATGACCAAAAAAGGTCGTGGTTATGAACCGGCAGAAAAAGACCCAATCACCTTCCACGCCGTGCCTAAATTTGATCCCTCCAGCGGTTGTCTGCCGAAAAGTAGCGGCGGTTTGCCGAGCTATTCAAAAATCTTTGGCGACTGGTTGTGCGAAACCGCAGCGAAAGACAACAAGCTGATGGCGATTACTCCGGCGATGCGCGAAGGTTCCGGTATGGTCGAGTTTTCACGTAAATTCCCGGATCGCTACTTCGACGTGGCAATTGCCGAGCAACACGCCGTGACCTTTGCTGCGGGTCTGGCAATTGGTGGCTACAAACCCATTGTCGCGATCTACTCCACCTTCCTGCAACGCGCCTATGATCAGGTGCTGCATGACGTGGCAATTCAAAAGCTTCCGGTCCTGTTCGCCATCGACCGCGCGGGCATTGTTGGTGCTGACGGTCAAACCCACCAGGGCGCTTTTGATCTCTCTTACCTGCGCTGCATACCGGAAATGGTCATTATGACCCCGAGCGATGAAAACGAATGTCGCCAGATGCTCTATACCGGCTATCACTATAACGATGGCCCGTCCGCGGTGCGCTACCCGCGCGGCAACGCGGTTGGCGTGGAACTGACGCCGCTGGAAAAACTGCCAATTGGCAAAGGCATTGTGAAGCGTCGTGGCGAGAAACTGGCGATCCTTAACTTTGGTACATTGATGCCAGACGCGGCGAAAGTCGCTGAATCGCTGAATGCTACGCTGGTCGATATGCGTTTTGTGAAGCCGCTTGATGAAGCGTTAATTCTGGAAATGGCCGCCAGCCATGAAGCGCTGGTCACCGTAGAAGAAAACGCCATTATGGGCGGCGCGGGCAGCGGAGTGAACGAAGTGCTGATGGCCCATCGTAAACCAGTACCCGTGCTGAACATTGGTCTGCCGGACTTCTTTATTCCGCAAGGAACGCAGGAAGAAATGCGCGCCGAACTCGGCCTCGATGCCGCCGGTATGGAAGCCAAAATCAAGGCCTGGCTGGCATAA